From the genome of Hathewaya histolytica, one region includes:
- a CDS encoding CotS family spore coat protein yields MPHKASLYTTCSILSPENIGRRILPLYNLEGSTIEDIKFKNTDKQRAVYKVTSDQNTYCLKKVYYNSSRLLFVYSAIEWWYQFNINVPRILPTKNNSRYVNYNDMLFILTPWIEGEKCNYDNNDHINSIMPNLGKMHHVAYDFFPIPNSQIINSCNILYNSLHKHWQNILQYSNLAFNYKDSFSKLYIEHFNTFSKLGEISSSISYGINNLNLTKSLCHGDYVNKNIIFYGNSPEDLWVIDFDKVSLDYVAHDISYALRRILKRDSTKWNTSLAISLLSQYNAKNKLNIDDYRYILAYLSFPQKYWKISRDYYRNIKKCNKKSFYKILKKSVLYGADQLEFSLNLKSYIEDKFGEKI; encoded by the coding sequence ATGCCTCATAAGGCTTCATTATACACTACCTGTTCCATATTATCTCCAGAGAACATAGGTAGAAGAATTCTCCCCTTATATAACTTAGAAGGATCAACTATAGAAGATATTAAATTTAAAAATACTGATAAACAAAGAGCAGTTTATAAAGTTACATCTGACCAAAATACGTATTGCTTAAAAAAAGTTTATTATAATTCATCAAGGCTTCTTTTTGTTTATTCAGCTATAGAGTGGTGGTATCAATTTAATATTAATGTACCTAGAATACTTCCCACCAAAAACAATTCAAGATATGTAAATTATAACGATATGCTATTTATTTTAACTCCATGGATTGAGGGTGAAAAATGCAACTATGATAACAATGATCATATAAATTCCATTATGCCTAATCTAGGTAAAATGCACCATGTTGCCTATGATTTTTTCCCTATACCCAATAGCCAAATAATAAACTCTTGCAACATTCTTTACAACTCACTCCATAAACATTGGCAAAATATTTTGCAGTACTCCAATTTAGCTTTTAATTATAAAGACTCTTTTTCAAAACTATATATTGAACACTTTAATACTTTTAGTAAACTTGGAGAAATATCTTCTTCTATTTCTTATGGAATAAACAATTTAAACTTAACTAAAAGCTTATGTCATGGAGATTATGTAAATAAAAACATAATTTTTTATGGAAATTCCCCTGAGGACCTATGGGTAATTGATTTTGATAAAGTATCCCTTGATTATGTTGCTCATGATATTTCCTATGCTCTAAGAAGAATACTAAAACGAGATAGTACTAAGTGGAATACTTCTCTAGCTATATCTCTTTTAAGCCAATACAACGCCAAAAACAAGTTAAATATAGATGATTATAGATATATTTTAGCTTATTTAAGCTTTCCGCAAAAATACTGGAAAATATCTAGAGATTATTATAGAAATATAAAAAAATGTAACAAGAAATCCTTCTATAAAATTTTAAAAAAATCTGTATTATATGGTGCAGATCAACTAGAATTCTCTTTAAATTTAAAATCTTATATAGAAGATAAATTTGGTGAAAAAATATAA
- the recO gene encoding DNA repair protein RecO yields the protein MISLSTFKTRGVVLKTQDYKENDKLLWIYTEDFGKISAIAKGVKKRTSNLASSTLTFCFSDYILYKGRSLYIVNEGQLIHSFQEFMHDLETLTYCSYLNELVDIALVEEEKNFKIFKDLVTAYYLIKNKVGDIEVLIRTFEIKLLFNTGYALNLDRCTNCGEQLKMSNNISAENFGVTCRKCRRENSIKISNSTYNILRYVINLPLEKIHRLNVNKSGKKELYTLTKSFILEVYSRKPKSLEMFNYIIKE from the coding sequence ATGATTTCTCTGAGCACATTTAAAACTAGAGGAGTAGTTTTAAAAACTCAAGATTATAAAGAAAATGACAAATTACTTTGGATTTATACAGAAGACTTTGGAAAAATTTCTGCCATTGCTAAGGGTGTAAAAAAGAGAACAAGCAATCTTGCATCTTCAACATTAACATTTTGTTTCAGTGATTATATACTGTATAAAGGAAGAAGTCTTTATATAGTAAATGAAGGACAGCTAATACACTCTTTCCAAGAGTTCATGCATGATTTAGAAACTCTTACATACTGCTCCTATTTAAATGAACTTGTGGATATAGCATTGGTAGAAGAAGAAAAGAATTTCAAAATTTTTAAGGATTTAGTTACAGCATACTATTTAATAAAAAATAAAGTAGGAGACATAGAAGTTTTAATACGAACCTTTGAGATAAAACTACTATTTAATACAGGGTATGCTCTAAACCTAGACCGTTGTACTAATTGTGGTGAACAACTAAAAATGTCAAACAATATCAGTGCGGAAAATTTTGGGGTTACTTGTAGAAAGTGTAGGAGAGAAAATAGTATTAAAATTTCAAATTCTACTTATAATATATTAAGATACGTTATTAATCTTCCTCTAGAGAAAATCCATAGATTAAATGTAAATAAGAGTGGTAAAAAAGAATTATATACATTAACTAAATCTTTTATTTTAGAAGTTTATTCTAGAAAACCGAAAAGTTTAGAAATGTTTAACTATATTATTAAGGAGTGA
- the ppdK gene encoding pyruvate, phosphate dikinase has product MEKNKYVYLFSEGNASMKDLLGGKGANLAEMTKLGIPVPEGFTVSTNACMKYYEDGKQLSENIVEEIKNAMKKIEEVTGKIFGSKTNPLLVSVRSGARVSMPGMMDTVLNLGLNDETVEAIVGLTGNKRFAYDSYRRFIQMFSDVVMGLEKSSFERIIDKVKEEKGVQFDTELNEDDLIKLTIYFKELYRREVGEEFPQDPMKQLIGAVNAVFESWNNARAIVYRRLHDIPGDWGTAVNVQRMVFGNMGNNSGTGVAFTRNPSTGENITFGEYLINAQGEDVVAGIRTPEPISKLERDLPHCYEQFINISKSLEQHYKDMQDMEFTIEQEKLYFLQTRNGKRTAQAALKIAVDLVEEGLISKEEAILKVDPRSLDSLLHPNFAKEELENAKSIAKGLPASPGAAYGKVYFTAEDAKMHHNAGEKTILVRLETSPEDIEGMIAAEGILTVRGGMTSHAAVVARGLGICCVAGCGAIRVNEKEKFFEVNGEIIKEGDYISLDGSTGKVYPKAIKTKAPEISGYFETFMFWADSIKKLSVRTNADTPRDSRQAIKFGAEGIGLCRTEHMFFQEDRIAAVREMILSKTEQQRRKALEKILPMQREDFIGIYEALEGRPATIRFLDPPLHEFLPTEDEDIANVAKELGVTFEELKGTISSLHEFNPMMGHRGCRLAVSYPEIVEMQTRAIIEAAIIVKKDKGYNIEPEIMIPLIGELQELKYIKAIVCQVADNIIKEEGVTLKYKVGTMIEIPRAALTADEIAEDAEFFSFGTNDLTQMTFGFSRDDAGKFLVDYYDKGIYEQDPFQKIDQNGVGKLVEMAVELGKKQREDIKLGICGEHGGDPSSIEFFHKTGLHYVSCSPYRVPVARLSAAQAQIKNPR; this is encoded by the coding sequence ATGGAAAAAAATAAGTATGTGTATCTATTTAGTGAGGGAAATGCATCTATGAAGGACCTTTTAGGTGGAAAAGGAGCGAACCTTGCTGAAATGACTAAGTTAGGTATACCAGTACCAGAAGGATTTACTGTAAGTACAAATGCTTGTATGAAATATTACGAAGATGGAAAACAATTATCAGAAAACATAGTAGAAGAAATTAAAAATGCTATGAAAAAGATAGAAGAGGTTACAGGTAAAATATTTGGCTCAAAAACTAATCCTTTGTTAGTTTCTGTTCGTTCTGGTGCTAGAGTTTCTATGCCAGGAATGATGGATACTGTGTTAAATTTAGGATTAAATGACGAAACTGTAGAAGCTATAGTTGGACTTACAGGAAATAAAAGATTTGCATACGACTCTTATAGAAGATTTATTCAAATGTTTTCAGATGTTGTAATGGGGCTTGAAAAAAGTTCTTTTGAAAGAATTATAGATAAAGTAAAAGAAGAAAAAGGTGTTCAATTCGATACAGAATTAAATGAAGATGATCTTATAAAATTAACTATATATTTTAAAGAATTATATAGAAGAGAAGTTGGAGAAGAATTTCCACAAGATCCTATGAAACAATTAATAGGCGCAGTTAATGCGGTTTTTGAATCATGGAATAATGCAAGAGCTATAGTGTATAGAAGGTTGCATGATATACCTGGTGATTGGGGTACGGCAGTAAATGTTCAAAGAATGGTATTTGGAAATATGGGTAACAACAGTGGTACAGGAGTTGCATTTACAAGAAATCCTTCTACGGGCGAGAATATAACTTTTGGTGAGTATTTAATAAATGCTCAAGGTGAGGATGTTGTTGCAGGTATTAGGACACCAGAACCTATTTCAAAACTAGAAAGAGATCTTCCACACTGTTATGAACAGTTTATAAATATATCTAAGTCTTTAGAACAGCACTATAAAGATATGCAAGATATGGAATTTACCATTGAACAAGAGAAACTATATTTTTTACAAACAAGAAATGGTAAAAGAACAGCTCAAGCAGCTTTAAAAATAGCCGTAGATTTAGTAGAGGAAGGGCTTATTTCAAAAGAAGAAGCTATATTAAAAGTTGATCCAAGATCTTTAGATAGCTTACTACATCCAAACTTCGCTAAAGAAGAGTTAGAAAATGCTAAATCTATAGCAAAAGGTTTACCTGCATCACCGGGGGCTGCTTATGGTAAGGTGTATTTTACAGCAGAAGATGCAAAGATGCACCATAATGCAGGGGAAAAGACTATACTTGTAAGGCTTGAAACCTCTCCAGAGGATATAGAAGGAATGATAGCTGCAGAGGGGATATTAACTGTAAGAGGTGGTATGACATCACATGCAGCAGTAGTAGCAAGAGGTCTTGGGATTTGTTGTGTTGCTGGATGTGGAGCTATAAGAGTTAATGAAAAAGAAAAATTCTTTGAAGTAAACGGTGAAATCATTAAAGAAGGCGATTATATTTCTTTAGATGGAAGTACAGGCAAAGTGTATCCTAAAGCCATAAAAACTAAAGCACCAGAGATTAGTGGGTATTTTGAAACATTTATGTTTTGGGCAGACAGCATAAAAAAACTTTCCGTTAGAACTAATGCTGACACACCAAGAGATTCAAGACAAGCTATAAAGTTTGGTGCAGAGGGTATAGGACTATGTAGAACAGAGCACATGTTCTTTCAAGAAGATAGAATCGCTGCTGTTAGAGAAATGATATTATCCAAAACAGAACAACAAAGAAGAAAAGCTCTAGAAAAAATTCTTCCAATGCAAAGAGAAGATTTTATTGGAATATATGAAGCTTTAGAAGGAAGACCAGCCACCATTAGATTCTTAGATCCACCACTACATGAATTTCTACCAACAGAGGATGAAGATATTGCAAATGTAGCAAAAGAACTAGGAGTTACTTTTGAAGAACTTAAAGGAACTATAAGTTCACTACATGAATTTAATCCGATGATGGGTCATAGAGGATGTAGGCTTGCAGTATCATATCCTGAAATTGTAGAAATGCAAACAAGGGCTATAATAGAAGCAGCTATTATAGTAAAAAAAGATAAAGGTTATAATATAGAACCTGAAATCATGATTCCTCTTATAGGAGAATTACAAGAATTGAAATATATAAAAGCTATTGTATGTCAAGTTGCAGATAATATTATAAAAGAAGAAGGCGTAACTCTTAAATATAAGGTAGGTACAATGATAGAAATACCTAGAGCAGCATTAACAGCTGATGAGATAGCGGAGGATGCGGAATTCTTCTCTTTTGGAACTAATGATTTAACTCAAATGACTTTTGGTTTCTCTAGGGATGATGCAGGTAAATTCTTAGTAGATTATTATGATAAGGGAATTTACGAGCAAGATCCATTCCAAAAAATAGATCAAAATGGAGTTGGGAAACTTGTTGAAATGGCAGTTGAATTAGGTAAGAAGCAAAGAGAAGATATAAAGTTAGGTATTTGTGGGGAGCATGGAGGAGATCCAAGTTCTATAGAATTCTTCCATAAAACAGGACTTCATTATGTATCATGTTCGCCTTATAGAGTTCCTGTAGCTAGACTTTCAGCAGCTCAAGCACAAATTAAAAATCCAAGATAG
- a CDS encoding DUF4342 domain-containing protein, protein MENITLEKIDIIRERTGVNYSEAKEALELCNGSVVDTLVYLEQQTKNNSKEKISEFLGTKDEFKQWLNDMIQKGNVTRIKVKKDSRVIVDIPVNAGIAAGIVSMIFPAILGIGVIAAIATKVTIEITKEDGTVEVVNTVIKNVVDDAKNKMNEFTKDIKGKFNDDENNTEGNKTYSYTVNFDEDPIPENKGEVKVEPVENSSTKNNESSLDDEK, encoded by the coding sequence ATGGAAAATATAACTCTTGAAAAAATAGACATAATTAGGGAAAGAACAGGTGTTAACTATTCTGAAGCTAAAGAAGCACTTGAACTTTGTAATGGAAGTGTAGTAGATACCTTAGTTTATTTAGAACAACAAACTAAAAACAATTCAAAAGAAAAAATAAGTGAATTTTTAGGGACAAAAGATGAATTTAAGCAATGGCTCAATGATATGATACAAAAAGGAAATGTTACTAGAATTAAAGTTAAAAAGGATTCTAGAGTAATTGTTGATATACCGGTTAATGCTGGAATAGCAGCTGGAATAGTTAGTATGATATTTCCTGCCATATTAGGTATAGGGGTTATAGCAGCAATTGCAACTAAAGTTACCATAGAAATTACAAAAGAAGATGGCACTGTAGAAGTTGTAAATACTGTAATTAAAAATGTAGTTGATGATGCAAAAAATAAGATGAATGAGTTTACAAAGGATATTAAAGGAAAATTCAATGATGATGAGAACAATACTGAAGGAAACAAAACATATTCCTATACAGTGAATTTTGATGAAGATCCAATCCCGGAAAACAAGGGTGAAGTAAAAGTAGAACCAGTAGAAAATAGTTCTACGAAAAACAATGAATCTTCTTTAGACGATGAAAAATAA
- a CDS encoding cytidine deaminase, which produces MDLKELIRSAIEAREIAYVPYSKFKVGAALITEEGTVYTGCNIENASYGATNCAERTAIFKAVSEGNTRIRALAVVGDPKYYTFPCGICRQVISEFCTDDFKFIIVKNENDYMVKTMEEILPNAFTKESLK; this is translated from the coding sequence ATGGATTTGAAGGAATTAATTCGTAGTGCGATAGAAGCAAGAGAAATTGCATATGTACCATATTCAAAATTTAAAGTTGGAGCAGCATTAATCACAGAGGAAGGAACCGTTTATACAGGATGCAATATTGAAAATGCATCTTATGGTGCCACAAATTGTGCAGAAAGGACAGCCATATTCAAAGCAGTATCTGAAGGGAATACAAGAATAAGGGCTTTAGCTGTAGTAGGAGATCCTAAGTATTATACCTTCCCTTGCGGAATATGTAGGCAGGTAATTTCAGAATTTTGCACAGATGATTTTAAATTTATAATTGTAAAAAATGAAAATGATTATATGGTAAAAACTATGGAAGAAATTTTACCAAATGCTTTTACTAAGGAAAGTTTAAAATAG
- the era gene encoding GTPase Era gives MFKSGFVTIIGRPNVGKSTLNNFIMKEKLSIVSSKPQTTRNNIQTILNEKDYQIVFVDTPGVHKPRHKLGEYMVKVAIDALKEVDLVLFITTPEGEIGKADQHILEQLENVKVPKFLLVNKIDEYEEIKLAQTIQKYSEKYKFEEIIPISALKGKNIDVLIEEMKKYIPEGPRYYPEDMVTDRQERFIVMETIREKALRLLDKEVPHGIAVEILSMKQNDKGIYHIEANMLCEKASHKGIIIGKNGATLKRISQYAREDIEKFLGVKVYLRVWVKVKEDWRDSANLLKELGYKE, from the coding sequence ATGTTTAAATCAGGATTTGTAACGATTATTGGAAGACCAAATGTAGGAAAATCAACTTTAAATAATTTTATAATGAAGGAAAAGTTATCTATAGTATCTAGTAAGCCTCAAACTACTAGGAATAATATTCAAACTATATTAAATGAAAAAGATTATCAAATAGTATTTGTAGATACTCCAGGTGTTCATAAACCAAGACATAAACTTGGAGAATATATGGTAAAAGTTGCAATAGATGCTTTAAAAGAAGTGGATTTAGTTCTTTTTATAACAACCCCAGAAGGAGAAATAGGAAAAGCTGATCAACATATCTTAGAACAATTAGAAAATGTTAAAGTACCAAAATTTTTACTTGTGAATAAAATAGATGAGTATGAAGAGATAAAGTTAGCACAGACCATACAAAAGTACTCCGAAAAGTATAAATTTGAAGAAATTATTCCTATATCTGCCTTGAAAGGTAAGAATATTGATGTATTAATAGAAGAAATGAAGAAATATATACCTGAAGGACCAAGATATTATCCAGAAGATATGGTAACAGATAGGCAAGAAAGATTTATAGTTATGGAAACTATAAGGGAAAAAGCTTTGAGATTATTAGATAAGGAAGTTCCTCATGGTATAGCAGTAGAGATACTTTCTATGAAGCAAAATGATAAAGGGATATATCATATAGAAGCTAACATGCTTTGTGAAAAAGCATCACATAAAGGAATAATAATAGGGAAAAATGGTGCTACTTTAAAAAGAATATCTCAGTATGCTAGAGAAGATATCGAAAAGTTTTTAGGAGTAAAAGTTTATTTAAGAGTATGGGTTAAAGTAAAAGAGGACTGGAGAGATAGTGCAAACTTGCTAAAGGAACTCGGATATAAAGAATAA
- a CDS encoding helix-turn-helix transcriptional regulator gives MKKIKLTDRQEEIIRLVKENQPITSEKIAGKLNVTRAALRPDLAILTMTGILEARPKVGYIYSKKPSYSIIYDHLKGVKSKEIMSNVSLVQEECSVYDGIVQLFLNDVGTLFIENEEEGLVGAVSRKDFLKIAMGGTDMHKVPIGIIMTRMPNIIFISEEDCVYDAAKKIITHEVDSLPVVRVSKKDGKDFNKVVGKVSKTNITRFLINLSENG, from the coding sequence GTGAAAAAGATTAAATTAACAGATAGGCAAGAAGAAATAATTAGATTAGTAAAAGAAAATCAGCCAATTACTAGCGAAAAAATAGCTGGGAAATTAAATGTAACTAGAGCTGCACTAAGACCAGACTTAGCTATTTTAACTATGACAGGTATATTAGAGGCGAGACCTAAAGTTGGATATATATACTCAAAAAAACCCTCTTATAGTATAATTTATGATCATTTAAAAGGTGTGAAATCTAAAGAGATTATGAGTAATGTATCTTTAGTCCAGGAAGAATGTAGTGTTTATGATGGCATAGTTCAATTATTTTTAAATGATGTTGGTACATTATTTATTGAAAATGAGGAAGAGGGCTTAGTTGGAGCTGTATCTAGAAAAGATTTTCTTAAAATAGCTATGGGGGGAACTGATATGCATAAAGTCCCTATAGGAATAATAATGACTAGAATGCCAAATATAATTTTTATATCAGAAGAAGATTGTGTATATGATGCTGCAAAAAAAATAATAACACATGAAGTTGATAGCTTACCAGTGGTAAGAGTATCTAAAAAGGATGGAAAGGATTTCAACAAAGTGGTTGGAAAAGTTTCTAAAACTAATATTACTAGATTTTTAATTAATTTAAGTGAGAATGGGTAA
- a CDS encoding diacylglycerol kinase has product MKNKNLVESFNCAIMGIIAAIKKERNMKIHIGIGILVLIFSLYSNITKTELFMVLFAITLVIVAEMINTSIEHGLDALMDSYHPLIKISKDVSAGAVLIAAINSIVVGYIVFWDKVKPITESIMDRVIESNPHTIFSILVIVSITTVLLKIRTGKGTPLKGGMPSGHSAIAFSIATIIGYHSKMALITLLGFVLAFIVAQSRVDSEVHSILEVILGCILGFLVTLLILILI; this is encoded by the coding sequence ATGAAGAATAAAAACTTAGTTGAAAGCTTTAATTGTGCTATTATGGGGATCATAGCGGCTATTAAAAAGGAAAGAAATATGAAAATTCATATTGGTATAGGAATATTAGTTTTAATTTTTAGTCTTTATTCTAATATTACAAAGACAGAATTATTTATGGTTTTATTTGCAATTACCTTAGTTATAGTAGCAGAAATGATAAATACCTCAATAGAACATGGCTTGGATGCTTTAATGGATAGTTATCATCCACTAATTAAAATATCTAAGGATGTATCTGCGGGAGCGGTTTTAATAGCAGCTATCAATTCTATTGTAGTAGGATACATAGTATTTTGGGATAAAGTAAAACCTATAACAGAAAGTATAATGGATAGAGTTATTGAATCCAATCCACATACTATATTTTCAATCTTAGTTATAGTAAGTATAACTACTGTACTTTTAAAAATAAGAACAGGTAAAGGGACACCATTAAAAGGAGGAATGCCTTCAGGACATAGTGCTATTGCTTTTTCTATAGCTACTATAATTGGCTATCATTCTAAGATGGCATTAATTACTTTACTTGGATTTGTTTTAGCATTCATTGTGGCGCAAAGTAGAGTCGATTCAGAAGTACATTCCATATTAGAGGTAATACTAGGATGCATTTTAGGGTTTTTAGTAACTTTATTAATACTTATATTAATTTAA
- the ybeY gene encoding rRNA maturation RNase YbeY, protein MLLVDNRQNKLLIQEDIVELIEKMIHYTLQEEKVTLDYEISLILVDNKEIRDINRETRGKDSITDVLSFPMLEYPNHKVFKDVYKDYGFNDMDLDEGKLVLGDIALSLERAKEQSEEFNHSFKREVCYLIIHSILHLLGYDHIEDNDKEVMRKREEEILNSFNVIRDL, encoded by the coding sequence ATGTTATTAGTTGATAACAGACAAAATAAACTATTAATACAAGAAGATATAGTAGAATTAATAGAAAAAATGATTCACTATACTTTACAAGAAGAAAAAGTAACATTGGATTATGAGATAAGTTTAATATTAGTAGATAATAAGGAGATAAGAGATATAAACAGGGAAACTAGGGGTAAAGATTCTATTACAGATGTACTATCCTTTCCTATGCTAGAATACCCCAATCATAAAGTGTTTAAAGACGTATATAAGGATTATGGTTTTAATGATATGGATTTGGATGAGGGTAAATTAGTTTTAGGAGATATAGCACTCTCTTTAGAAAGAGCAAAGGAGCAATCTGAAGAGTTTAATCATTCTTTTAAAAGGGAAGTGTGCTATCTTATAATTCATTCCATATTACATCTCCTAGGTTATGATCATATAGAAGATAATGATAAAGAGGTAATGCGAAAGAGAGAAGAAGAAATATTAAATAGTTTTAATGTTATTAGAGACCTATAG
- the dnaG gene encoding DNA primase, with translation MLIQEDIIEKIKEENDIVDIISESIRLKRAGRNYIGLCPFHHEKTPSFTVSQDKQIFKCFGCGEAGNVITFLMKTKNLSFPEACEVLADRANIQISFSNGGEVKNTNKKLYDINVESARYFFQNLKNNKRIISYLNERGLSGKTIAKFGLGYSKDSWSSLYEYLKGKGYSESDIYSLGLIIKSKNNKFFDRFRNRVIFPVFNATGKVIGFGGRVLDDSKPKYLNSPESKVFNKGTNLYGLNFAIKNNSKRSLIIVEGYMDCISLHQAGITNVVASLGTALTTGQAKLMKKYADKIYIAYDADVAGETATLRGLDILLNEGFSIKVVHIPEGKDPDDYVRRHGKAGFLELIQNSIPLVQYKIDKAKEKTNFKDEKSLSNFIKEISEILINLDPVERNLYIKKIADETYISEDAIYDFLNEKLHKDTKNTKYVNNSSDVRAKLYKEEPYMRAERALLKLMVNKVGLDYIINNLNAENIINNAHKRIFNIALENKDLESEELKRRIELSCQDAESAKEWINIIELKFLPLEDEESKKIFINDCLKEIKKSKLEESKGQVMGKIKHFEESGAFEETLKYVEELSKIDEELRRL, from the coding sequence TTGCTTATTCAAGAGGATATAATTGAAAAAATAAAAGAAGAGAATGATATAGTTGATATTATTTCTGAAAGTATAAGGCTTAAGAGGGCTGGGAGAAATTATATAGGACTGTGCCCTTTTCATCATGAGAAAACTCCATCTTTTACAGTTTCACAAGATAAACAAATATTTAAATGCTTTGGATGTGGTGAGGCTGGTAATGTAATTACTTTTTTAATGAAGACGAAGAATTTATCATTTCCAGAGGCTTGTGAAGTATTAGCTGATAGGGCTAATATACAAATTTCATTTTCTAACGGAGGAGAAGTCAAGAATACTAATAAAAAACTCTACGATATAAATGTCGAATCTGCAAGGTATTTTTTCCAAAACCTAAAAAATAATAAAAGAATTATATCATATTTGAATGAAAGAGGATTATCGGGAAAAACCATTGCAAAATTTGGGCTTGGGTATTCAAAAGATAGTTGGAGCTCTTTATATGAGTATCTTAAAGGTAAGGGGTATTCTGAATCAGATATATATTCATTAGGACTTATAATTAAGAGTAAGAATAATAAGTTTTTTGATAGATTTAGAAATAGAGTCATCTTTCCAGTATTCAATGCAACAGGAAAAGTTATAGGATTTGGTGGTAGAGTTTTAGATGATTCAAAACCTAAGTATTTAAATTCTCCAGAATCTAAAGTTTTCAATAAGGGCACAAATCTATATGGGCTTAATTTTGCTATAAAAAATAATAGTAAAAGAAGTTTAATTATAGTAGAAGGATATATGGATTGTATATCTCTACATCAGGCTGGGATTACAAATGTAGTGGCATCTTTAGGGACAGCATTAACTACTGGGCAAGCTAAATTAATGAAAAAATACGCAGATAAAATATACATAGCATACGATGCAGACGTAGCAGGTGAAACTGCAACTTTAAGGGGACTTGATATATTATTAAATGAAGGTTTTAGTATTAAAGTAGTGCACATACCAGAAGGAAAGGATCCAGATGATTATGTGAGGCGTCATGGAAAAGCAGGCTTTTTAGAACTTATACAAAATTCAATTCCTTTAGTTCAATATAAAATTGATAAAGCAAAAGAAAAAACAAATTTTAAAGATGAGAAATCACTTTCAAATTTTATAAAAGAAATTAGCGAAATTTTAATTAATTTAGATCCTGTAGAGAGAAATCTATATATAAAAAAGATTGCTGATGAAACTTATATTAGTGAAGATGCTATTTATGATTTTTTAAACGAAAAATTACATAAAGACACAAAAAATACTAAATATGTGAATAATTCTAGTGATGTTAGAGCAAAATTATATAAAGAAGAACCTTATATGAGAGCGGAGAGAGCATTATTGAAGTTGATGGTTAATAAGGTAGGTTTAGACTACATAATTAACAATTTAAATGCAGAAAATATAATTAATAATGCTCATAAAAGAATTTTTAATATTGCATTAGAAAATAAAGATTTAGAGTCTGAAGAATTAAAAAGAAGGATAGAACTTTCATGTCAAGATGCAGAAAGTGCTAAAGAATGGATTAATATTATTGAACTTAAATTCTTACCATTAGAAGATGAGGAAAGTAAGAAGATTTTCATAAATGATTGTTTGAAAGAAATAAAAAAATCAAAGTTAGAGGAGTCGAAGGGGCAAGTTATGGGTAAAATTAAACATTTTGAGGAAAGTGGAGCTTTTGAAGAAACACTAAAGTATGTTGAAGAACTTTCAAAAATCGATGAAGAACTTAGAAGATTATAA